The sequence below is a genomic window from Brettanomyces bruxellensis chromosome 9, complete sequence.
AAATGCTCCAACACCGTCGGAAATACTAAATGCCCAGATGGCAGCATTACCTTTGGCCATTACGGCGCCTGagcatctttctttcaatgtTCAGATGCTTGTAAACACACTTCCAACACTGGATAATCTGGCAACGCAAATTTTAAGAGTTGTTGCACGGGAGTCATTTCAAAACGTTATGGAGTTGGTATCAAATAGAGAAAGCTACAGCGGAATTGCCTTCGGAAATTTGGTGGAATTATTTGAAACTACTAAAAGAGTCTACAACTCGGAGgaaaatcctttttttacGGTAGAAAATGTTACGTTTGGACTTTGGAAGTATCGTGAGCCAGCACCATCATTTTTGCATGGAAAAGAGGAGACGATTGAAGGAACGTTGAGGAAAGTTAATTTGGCAACGTTTCTTCTTGCAACGCTGGGATTAATTGATCTTGGATTTTACTTCCTCAACGAAGCATTCTTGGACGTTTTTTGCCCTCCTCAAAATCTCGATCCTGAAAAGTCCATTAGCTACTATGGCCAAAACAACTCTTTGGAACATACATTACCATCTTCGGTTACCCGCCATCGTTCAGCTCATaatcaaacaaaatttttaaaatcGCAAGCAATTCTTTATTTGGAATTGAAGACACAGGCATTTATCTCGGCCATCGAACTGGGCGACcggaaaaaagatgaaataattcAGGATTTGTTTCCCGATAATCTGGACGAAATCCTTTTGAAGAGAAAGGATCCAAACTTTGATTCTTCTAAGAGGAAAGTATCCAGGGATTCCACATTCTTTACACCAGCTGAATTGGACTTTTTATCAAGGTGTGAGTCCCGTAAAAAGAACTTGTTGGAGATTGAAGATGACTCGATGCTTATGCAAAAGTACGAGTGGGTCAAGTTCTTGAACGATCTGCTGAACTATGTGGCAAAGAATGTGGGCTTCCTTGTTTGGGGTCCAAAGGGCAAGTTCACTGGTCTGCTTACAAAGCGTACAGTATTGATGAAGGAACAGAGAAGCAGAGAAACAGGAAGCAGTGCTTTGAATGAGGCAAAGAGAAAACGGTTGTTAGATCAACGGGAACCGAATGAAATGACTGCTAGGATCAACGCGGTGGCAaataaaaggagaaaaatcaGACAGAGACAGAACAGACCAACCACTTTCCGCCGAACGTGGACTcatgaggaggaggaagcaTTAAAGGAAGGGCTTAAGCTGAAGGGAACCCACTGGACAGCAATATTGGAGCTGTTTGGACCTGGAGGCTCCATAAACGaagcattgaaaaataGAACCTCCTTACAATTAAAGGACAAGGCCCGTAATTGGAAGCTTTATTGTCTTAAGAACAACATTGAGGTGCCTGATTATCTTATAAAAGCCAGTGGTGGCACAGAACACATTAAGggttcatcatctttgaaTGAGCTGTCTGCTAGTGCTATTCATAGGCCGAAGATCGGTGAGCGTACGCCAAACATGCAAGCTATGAATGAAGGATTATCAAAAGGATCTAATTCTGCTTCCATGCATTCATTAACTACGGGAAACATGAAAACAGCTTCATCGTCAGAATTCAAAACTAAAACAACGATAAATGACGTTTCATCCACTTCTCAGTCTAACGATAAACTTGATACCTCAGATGACATTACTGACGAGTTTAAAAACTTGGTTGCACAGGCTTTTGATTAAACTCCAACATCTGTTGACGGAAATTCTTTGTCCAATATGTATTATTTACTATTTTTCTATTGAAATCATTTATCTTTGAGGCAACacaattcaattttttgttgtcttTTGGAATCTGTATAATAAAACATATATATGCATTACTATGGGTTAGAACTTAGTTTAcgatattgaaaaataatcGAGTAAAGTGGAAATATTTTGCGAAATCGCGGATTTTCCTGTTTACGATGATTTCTAGAAACATCCGTCTGTCTACTTTTGCTACAAATTATCGATGGAGAAGGGAACAATTGAAACACACAGGAGTAAGTAATCAATATGAACTACGGGAATCAGGCTTCCAAATCGAACTTTTAGATTCCACtgcttttacttttaaaATTGGTTTATTGAACTAAACTGCCGATCCCTCATCCccagaagcaaaaaagaacatttcAAGGCCAGATCTAATTGCCGTTCAGTGCGACTGATGCATATcgacaaatatatatatatatttttttaaacttctttttccgGTAACATCCACATGCAAGTTAGGTGTCAatccatttccatttgaaattttttttccagtACGCTTTTTAGAATAATCTTTCCCTACACAAATACACAAAgttaaaagaagaagattttaAATATAAACGGGTATTCTCAAACAACAGCAACTCATTcatctaaaaaaaagagaaatatcTGGAAAGATAACAAGACTAAATGTCGACTTTAAGAACGTCGTTTTTAAAGGTTCCTCTGGGCAAGACGTGCAAAGAGGCTATACTCTTAGCACGCCACTCTTTAGCAGGTAAGCCTAGAGCTTTTGCTACAGTCTCTAAAGTTGGAAGTAAGACATTTTCTACGATACTATTCAACGGTAGACCAAATGCACGGAAGACGTATAGAAATCACAGCAATCCAACACTAAGTTGTCGTTTCTTTCATACATCTCAAGTAGCACATATTGAAGATCCGTACAAGGTGCTCAACATTAGCAAAAATGCTTCACCCTCACAAATCAAGAAGGCCTACTTCAAATTGGCAAAGAAGTATCATCCAGATATAAACAAAGCATCCGATGCCGAGGACAAGTTTCACGCTGTCCAGGAGGCTTATGACATTTTAAGCGAtcctaaaaaaaagcagcagTATGATCAATTTGGGGCTGCAGGGTTTGGTTCCAACGGACAGGCATCCGGATCTGCATATAGCTCAAATCCATTCGGAGGATTTGGTGGTGCGAGAACCGGAAATCCTTTTGAAGGCTTCGGCATTAATTTGGACGATTTATTCGGGGGAATGGGTGGAAGACGTGGTAATCCATTTGCATCTAGCAACCCATTTGGCGGTAGGGCAACGCAACATGTGCAGGGCCAAGATATTGAAGTGCTAAAGACGATCACATTTAAGGAGGCTATATTTGGCACGAGTGTGTCTGTGAGATACAATGCAATGAGTAAGTGTGGATCATGTAAAGGTTCAGGAATGAAGGCAGGCCGTAGAAAATCAACTTGCCCAACATGCCATGGTACAGGTTCGCAGGTCAGAATTCTACAAGCCGGCTTCCAGATGGCATCAACATGTAAGACATGCGGTGGTACGGGTGTGGTTGTGAAAGAGGGCGACAAATGTACGGAATGCCATGGCCGTGGTGTCACAAACAATCAGAAAGAGACGGAGGTTCGCCTTCCGCAGGGTATCAAGGATGGATCAAGAATACGTGTTGCCGGGGCAGGTGACTATCCAGATATCGCATCATCAGATGGTTATGTTCTAACTAGTGGAGATTTGATCATCCGTGTGAGAGTGAGACCTGACAGGGATTTCACAAGGACAGGTAATAACTTAGTTTATCAGTGTCATATTCCAATGACTACCGCGGCTTTGGGAGGAAAAATCAAGATACCGACGTTAGATGGCCAACAAGTTGTGCTTCGTGTTCCTTCCGGTGTGGCACAGGGTAATGTGATTTCCATTCCAAACAAAGGTGTTCCATATGGAAGTGGTAGAAGAGGCGAAGAGAAGGTTGTTATCAACTTGGAGGCAATGAAACCTCTCAACTCAACACAGACGGCTTTACTAGAAGCCCTTGCCGATGCATTCGGCGACACTACGGCTAATAAAACCGATCCATCTTGGAAACCACTGGAAGATATGGGTGCGGGAAAGAAGCAAGAGAAGACTGACACAAAGATGGAGAATGAAACCGTGTCCGAAAGGCGCCTGAGTGCTTTGGAGCGCATCCAGAAGTTCCTCATGGACGCCTTTAAGAGGATTCGGGAGGAATTTGAGAAGAACAACAACGACAacaaaaagtaataaagaaataaagtgGGTAGGCTGCCTTTGGATCTGTTGGCATCTCGTTGCTTAGTTACAGGGTGGTTGGAAAGCACCGCACTTTTTTCTACTGTACTTACATGTAAATAAATTAGTCTCCATGTACACGCACATATAGTTTATAACATGAATTTATGCGACTACGCCttacatccgtacattGCAATCAGGTCGAGGACTCCCGATAATCAAATCATTATGCTCgatgataaaaattttttcccccaaAATGGTGGGTGTGTTTGAGAATCGGCTTCAATATTATGCCGAGTTCGAGTCTCTCTGTTTGCAAATAACTAGGCTTAATGAATAACTTTAAATTTCATCACAAATTGTTTATAGTCTGGAGGTGTAagagaaaaacaaattgtATAAATCATCCCAAGTTACATAATAAAGTAGTCCGGATGAAAGAGTTAGGATGAAATTCGGTAATTACCTGTTTGTTTACTAGACAGGAAGGACCCTTGATTAAGAAGAGTTTTTTAGACgggcagaaaaaaatactagAGAGAAGtagaggggaaaaaaaaagatagagaAGTTCAcctttcaattttttgcCTCGCATCTTGCCAAAGAAGTTTTTGGTACAATACAGATCGAGCAGAAAGTGGATTTGAACAATATGAATACGGCAGATTGGTTCAACAAACGCGGATAGTCTACtcgaagaaaaatatttacagGTAGTGTGTATTGAAAATTATTAATTTGGAAGCCAAAGTTGCGAATAAAGTGTACACATTCGCGGTTCTCTAGGAAATGGAACAAGATTTCTTATTATTCCATGCCATTtagcaaaaaataaattactAAATAAAACCAAAAGgggtaaaaaaattttggcacaccaaaataaaataaatatagactttttttttttgctttgcttcGTGATTGTTTCAACTATAtctaaaaatataaaacatTGCACTTCTTCTATTTCTACAGTGAAGATCAATcttgcaatattttttattttacttcggattttcttcttcgaCCCGTCAGTTTGATACGAAAACATTCTTTCCACCAATTCAGAGCTCAATAGGTGCCTATACAAGAATTGTCAATCTCTTAACTTCAGAACGCTCGGAGATAGATGGCACTGCCTGCTTTTCCCATTCTTTCGTTGTTCCAAACTTTCAGGGTTGTTTATCCATTCACTTTCTTGTGAACTTTCTTCGCGTTCTTTTGAGGAAGTCACATATCATCACATCAATTCTGACAATACAGTATCATCAAACCCAACTGGTTTCGATTGCGGACGTTCATTTTAAAGTTACGTGCTTTCAGATCGGGACTatcgagaaaaaaaatagtcGATTGTGCTAATTATTATTGTCGGACTagggaaaataaataacagCTGAGAGAAATCCATTTTATTGCGAAACAAAGCCagccaattttttttttttgagtaTCAAAAGATTTGAACTATGGTGAATAAACATTCCTCTACACCTGGGTCGGCCCAACCACCGAATTTGGACGTTATACAAGAGTCCTTTGAGGACATAGGGTCACAAGTCAGTAGAAATTCATCTTTAAAAATTAACACTACAACTGGATCACATTCTCTTCCTCATACAAACGAATGTGTAGCCATGTCATCGCGCGATTTATCGACAGGTCGACTACGATCGACATCAATGGAGAATACTTATTGCCGTGAGAAGCTGTCATTGCCCATTGGACCAAGTCGTCCCATAAATTCTTCTAATTGTGTTAGAAGACCATTAACATCTTCACAAAGATATCGGAGCAAACTTCATAAACAGAAAAAGCTTGATGATATAGAAAAGGAGGTTGCAAGATCTCCTTCAGAATTGTTAAGCACCTTAGACTCTCTATCGGATGATGAATTACCGGACGATTTAATCGTTTTTGACGTCCCATTTTCGAAGCCTTTACAATCACTGTGCGATCATCGTGCTTCCTACCAAACATCCCGCCTGGCACAATTTAGGGTAGTTCCGAAGAAGAGACCAATTTTTCCTGCAAATCAGCTGCAAAAGACTGCTCACTCTCAAAATGTTAAGTTTGGTTTGAGCCGCAAGAAAGTAATTCCTCCTCAAACTCCGAAGACCGCAATTGTCCATTCTGTGAATCCACAAGAGCCACATTTTTCTCGCTTACCACCTGCAGGTATACTTCAACGCCCGTATTCTAATATCAGTACGGGGAGTAATTACTCGACTGGATCGGTAAGAAGCTCTCCTGCAACTAGAGCATCATCAATCTTTTCGGTCGTCTCAGAcatgtcggagttaagcCTAATGGATGACGAAGAATCGAGCTCGATGTCTTTTGAGGGTAAACTATTAAATAGAAACAAGGATCCTCACCTTGATGAGTCCTTACAAAGAATATCAATGCTTAAAAGCTTGTCACGTTTATCATTGAGTGATTCATCTTTGGAATCCGTTTCAGATaaaaacaacaagaaaGTGCACCcaagcaaagaaaagtatGATTGCCTATCTGTCACGAGGCAGCTCAATCTGCCACCTAAAGACCATGCCGAATTGGCCAAACATCAACAGGATTATGAGAATCTCATGCAAACACAAAttaacaaagaaaaagagaagatgaaaaagtaTTACGAGAAGCAGGAAACATTGAAGCACAGAAATGACTATGATTATAAGATATGGAAGATGATATGCGAGAAGTACGATTTTCTTATATGCCTTCCATCGACCAGGGAGCTCTGGTGGAGGGGCATACCTCGGAAGCAAGGTTTGCGTGCCAGCATTTGGAGACGTCAACTTGTaggaaaaaagatcaaaattGATCTCACCAAGTTCTTGAAGGAAGCGCATATAATTATAGATAAGGCATGCGACTACAAAACCACTACTAGCCAGTTGGGAcagaagaaatttgaaaaggaaaatgccGATAGAATGCATGAAATACGGCATGTTGAGGATTATTCAAagcaaattcaaaaatgctTTCCTGATATGATAATGTTTCAACTTGGAAGTACGTTTGAGTCAGTACTATCTATTGCAATTGCGTTCGACATTGCCAAAACCAAAGAAATTTATCGGTTGCAGCTTTCGGTAATTGAGACGAACCGTATACTGCGACTCATATGCCTGCTCTTGAAAAACTTGGAGTCCGAAGAGTTGGCATTTCATTCTTTGATTGAcattcttttgaagaagttgccACATACACTTTTGACAATGGCGGATATTCCAAAGagtttgaaaatggaaCTTGAAGAGGAGAGCAATATTAGATCTGAAGAGATGACGTACTTGAAAGATATTAAGGACCAGTTTGATAGATTTCTTTTGACTACATCTCCAAACATCTACAATCATTTTGTACAGCATGACATGAATACACTCATTATTTTGCAAAGCACCATAGCCACTATGTTTACTAATTTATTGAACATGGAAGTGCTTGAGCgtatatttgatatttatatttttgagggcgattcatttttgttacGTTGCTTGCTTGCattgataaagaagatatcTTATAAACTTTTTGGATCTGCCGAAGAGacttttcattatttagGAGATTCATCCCTTGACGATTTAAATAGCATTGACGGAAAGAATATCTTGACAGGTTATGAATATTTGGATGTTGGAGAAGCGGAAGATTTTATTAGAGATGTGAGAAAAATTCTAAGGAAAAACATATAGATTCTAaccttttttatattaataATGTACATATACCATACCACAACTAACGCCAAACGCCAGCGTACAATAATCTAGCATTTTGCTGTATAGCCAGGAACAAGGAAATGTTAGAATCGGTGAAAAGTTGCtgtaaaacaaaaataattggAAAAGAGCATCAAGTAACAAATGTGCCAGAGAGTACAGTATTGATCAGTTCTGACAATCCTGCACCTTTTTCAACAAAGCACTACCATCATCACCAGTCTTGACCTGCGCGATGTACATTTCCATCTTTCCATCTGAAGTCACAGTTGGTATtcttaaaatatttttctttgatccTATTAACGAGAATGTAAGATCCTTCAATATCAGGACATTCAGCAACACATTGCCATTACCGTCAGATCTGATTAAAATACGTGATTTCTTTGTCTTATCATTCACAAGCACTTTAAGTTCACCAACACCCACTGTCTCGTAtggcttttctttattctcCGGGTTAAACTTTGACAATTTTGTCCTCTTGGTGAAAATAGCcttttcatcctcctcaCCCGTTTTAACATCAACTTTTTCGGTCAGCTTGACTACAGCAAAATTTCCCTTGACATTATCCTCATCTTGCTTTTTAGTATCATTGTCTGGAGAAGGATGCGATGAGTCCGCAGAGGGAGGAGTGAAGCTAAATCCAAAAGACGAGCTATTACTACCTCCAAATGGATTGGAATTAGTGCTAGCCGAATTGCtaccaaaagaaaatccaGTCGATGGCTTTGAAGAGTCAGCCGATGGCACAGAAAACTTGAAAGCAGAAGCTGAAGGTTTATCATTATCAGTATtagatgataatgaagtACCAGCTCCAAATTTGAAACCAGAAAATCCGGAACCATTGTTAGAAGTACTACTTCCGAAGGTAAATGCAGGCTTCGCAGCAGGCTTTTCGTCCTTCTTGggttcttctttatttttgttgctGTCCGGCTTTGCGAAACTAAAGCCAGGCGTCGTGGTTGATGCCGATGGCTTGGTTTCCCCTGCAGGTTGCTTAATTTCCGCACTCGTGAAGCTGAAAGCTGGCTTTGATTGGAGCGAAGGAGAACTAGAACCAactttctcttccttcttgtcgttatcatcttccttttttgaaTCTGGCGAAAATTTAAACACAGCATTTGGATCAGGCCTCGAAAGTTCAGGAGTGATTTTGAATGTGGGTCCCTTGGTTTTCGATTCTTTGCCATCACTTTCATCCGAATTCTTTGGAACATTTCCGAACTTGAAACCATAGTCTGCAGATGTTGGAAGTTTATTCAAGGTGAACTTTGGTCCAGAtaaatcaatttttttaacatCTTCGACCTTATCTGATAACACTTTCTCGTTCTTATGATCCATAGCATGGTTGATCTTCGGTTGCGCGCTTTCTGGTTCCTTTAGTTCATTGCCTTTCTTGTCGAAATCACCAAAGTTGAAGGTATTAGTCTGGTCAACTGCTATTGGCTTTATATGAACCTCCGGAATAGACGCATTTTTGACTTCTAGTTCGCCACTTTCGACCTTCTTGTAGTAATCCATGTATTTTTGTAGGATAGAAGTAAGATTAGCAACAGGGTTCACATTTATAGAATCGTTTATAGCCTTCAAGAAATTAGCATTCAACGACTTCAATTGTGTAGCCTCTGCTAAATCATTCGTTGACGAGGAATTTGAAGTTTCACTGACTTCGTTCGAAGATGCTGCATGGAATTTTGGTACTCCAAAATCCGTATGAAGTCTAGATTTAAAGTGGGCAATCTTTCTTTGAGCCATTTTCTCTCTAGATGCCATTTTTGGTTTTAATGGTATGTCATCACCACTTGAAGCTTCTGCCTCTCCAGAGTACACTTGTTCCCTAGTTAGTTGtgtttttgttctttttcccaTTTGTGTACGTGAGTATATGTTTACTGGTTATGTCACTTAAACTTTAAATAATTGATTAGTACTCGAAACAAATCAACAAGCCCTCCTCGCAAAAGTGCTAACACACAAGTTATAGTTTAATATCGTCAATCTAATTCTTATTAGGAAGTGAAACAAATTAATAGAATGGAAAGGGTAACGAAAAAAGGAACATTTGATTTATGACTTAGAAGACACACATTTTTCCTTCTAGATGGTGGGATGCACCACAATAGAACGTAAAAAACCAGCACAGTAGGAGGGAGGAAACAATGCAAGGATGTaattttgatttgtttcaatacaaaaaaatcatttGGCGATATTGTTTCAAAGTGCACTACCAGGTAAGGTCAGCATATGTTACAGATTCTAGCCACCCATTGGGAAACAACAATCACACTAGATACTAGGAGTAAGATTAGCAAATTCTACTTCTGTACATTggtatcaatttttttaaagtgCTTTCTGAAAATATTATGTGTGGTAAAATACCTTTGTATgttcctcatcatcaattcAAAGGAAACACACTCACTCAAAGTAATCACGTGATCGCACAAAGGGCTTGACAAGAAATAAGGGTAAAATATTGGATGCTGACTCGCGCTATTGGAGCAACAAGGTGCACcgtattttattttaggTCGCCACAAGATTGTacactgaaaaaaaaaagctcaGGCGAGACTTTGTacgggaaaattttttggtgAGAACCCTATATCGATTGATATACTTCAACCTCACTTTAACTTCAAGCTCGATTCTCTTTAAAgatttcctttcctttcCCTATAAACTGAACAGCAGAAGCACATAAAGTATGTATGATAGTTGAAACGAACAGTATTGAAAGCATAAACATGGGAGAGGGGCAATATTAGCATAATCGCTTTAGGTGGAAAtaacatatgaaaatatatgttATACGTCCGTGGAGAGATATCATAACCCGCACAAAGACTGGTGAACAAACTTATCCATTGGCAATGTTGTGTGCAGGAGAGTCGTTCTTTTTGCAGTGCTTATTAAATCGCACATATGCGTGCTTGTGTATGCACGGAGAATGAACGAGGTCATAATGTAGTATTATTTCTTGACAATCCTCATTCAAATGAATATTATAGGTATCACGGGCTCTatattgctttctttcatGCGagttttgcttttcatgGCTTAGAGAACGATCAGAATACtaacaaaaattttatatttagAAATGCCTTTAAAAGTTCAAACCACTAAAGCCGCCAAAGCCGCAGCCGCTGCAGCCGGTTCTAAGAAGAGTAAGAAGAAGTGGAACAAGGGTAAGGTCAAGGACAGAGCTGACCACATGGTGATTTTGGACCAGGACAAATATGACAGAATTTTGAAGGATGTCCCAACTTACAAGTTCATCTCCGTTTCTGTTCTTGTTGACAGATTAAAAATCGGTGGATCTGTTGCCAGAGTTGCCTTGAGACAGATGGAGAAGGATGGTCTTATCAAATGCGTTGATAAACACTCCAAGCAGTTGATCTACACTCGTGCTACTGcttaaagaaagaaggagattTTTGGATTATAGTCATTAACGTGAATACGGCTCTCTTTTATACATTGAATCTGTTTGCGTTGATTGTAATTACTTTAGTTTCTGTATAGTCACTTTTGTAtctcttttcttgattctATTAATATGACCACAATAAGTTAACATAAGTAGGTGCCGTATCGTTTTTAAACGCATGTTCAAAATTTTGGTGTTTGAGGGTTTGtgctttttaatttccCTAGTATTTGGCATGATTAATGAAAATTCAGCTtttagctttttttttgttcggCGCTTTActgaaaagttttttttgtgctaTAAAAGATGTCAATTTCCCTCTATTTTCTATCCTCTTACATACCTCATATGCGTAAAAATGTAATAGTAATATAAGACATATCATGGAAATGGAACATACCGAAATGGGGTTCATATCTGAGTTGTATGtattttcctgttttttGTTACTTGTCCGGTTTCTTTTGAGTATAATTTGAATGATGAATTGTGTTTACCACGTTTAATCGATCGGTGAAATCCAAATGGATTATGATCCTTAATCATTTACATGCATCACCATCTGACAATTTAAATTAGCATATAACAGATATGCGCTCACTATGGAAAATCGAGCGGTTGCTTTTTTTAGAACTGAAAACAGTTCAGTGATACTAACATACACGTTTACAAGGGCTATCTCATTATAGCCACTAGCTATTAATTTAATTGTCTTGTCACTGAACTTACATTGAAATCTGTCTTTACTTAGTCGAGTTTAGAAAATTTCAGTGGAAGTGCCTAACGTTACAATCtctttgatgatgaaaaactaCTTTTCCAGTTCTGCTTCTGAATAACACAGGAAGATAACAAAAGCTTACCAAAATTTTCTGACAAAGAGTACAAACGTTTGGTTAAATAAGTATATATCTGACAACATACTGTAATGGAATGTAAGAAGGACAAAcaagtacaaaaaaaaagagaaaaaggacaCAATTGTCATtagcaaaagaaagaatgaCGAGGAAAGAATTGAGCCACATGATGGTGATAATTCAAAACtaacaaaaaatcaaaaagtagtacatagGCATGAAACTAAACACCACAACCCTCCAGCTGGTATACAAAAGCTAGCAACTCAGTTAAGGAACTCTTTCTGGAACCTTTCATTCTTCATGGTAAGGAATCTTTTTAGAGATTTCCATGAGCTGACCACCTTTGGATTCTTCTGTTTGGCCATTGTCGAATCAAGCTTGATAGCCATGGTATACAACAAATATCTTGTATTTTCACTCTCAATGATTCTCAACCAGAAGAAAGCTGCGTATAGGAAAAGCGCGTAACCAGATGTACCTCTCATTAGCAAAGTATCAACAGTAAGGACAACAAATACAAGTAACTCATCGTATGCGACGGCAATCTTTAACTGTGGAGATAGTTTCAAGACTGCatcaattttgaattgtGTTGCTAGCTGCATCACAGAAACAATGAGATAAGGAACAAGCTTGAAAAGAGAGCTTCTGTTGAAGAACCAAACAACAGCAAGTAACAAGTACTGGAAATTGACCGTTCCGAGTAATGTAATGTATGATGGAAGTGCCTTCTGAGCAAATTGTGATAGAATAGTGCATGAATATGAGAGAAAAACACCAATAAGTGCTAACCTGTAGGCAATGAAAGAAATCTTTGAAACATGTGAGCGGAAGAGAAGGTAATAGACTGTATATATTAGACCCATAGCGATAGTTGTTGCATGTCCGGCAATCCAGAGCGTTTGGGTCAAAGGC
It includes:
- a CDS encoding uncharacterized protein (BUSCO:EOG09263E49): MSTLRTSFLKVPLGKTCKEAILLARHSLAGKPRAFATVSKVGSKTFSTILFNGRPNARKTYRNHSNPTLSCRFFHTSQVAHIEDPYKVLNISKNASPSQIKKAYFKLAKKYHPDINKASDAEDKFHAVQEAYDILSDPKKKQQYDQFGAAGFGSNGQASGSAYSSNPFGGFGGARTGNPFEGFGINLDDLFGGMGGRRGNPFASSNPFGGRATQHVQGQDIEVLKTITFKEAIFGTSVSVRYNAMSKCGSCKGSGMKAGRRKSTCPTCHGTGSQVRILQAGFQMASTCKTCGGTGVVVKEGDKCTECHGRGVTNNQKETEVRLPQGIKDGSRIRVAGAGDYPDIASSDGYVLTSGDLIIRVRVRPDRDFTRTGNNLVYQCHIPMTTAALGGKIKIPTLDGQQVVLRVPSGVAQGNVISIPNKGVPYGSGRRGEEKVVINLEAMKPLNSTQTALLEALADAFGDTTANKTDPSWKPLEDMGAGKKQEKTDTKMENETVSERRLSALERIQKFLMDAFKRIREEFEKNNNDNKK
- the RPS25A gene encoding ribosomal 40S subunit protein S25A (BUSCO:EOG09265SHL), with amino-acid sequence MPLKVQTTKAAKAAAAAAGSKKSKKKWNKGKVKDRADHMVILDQDKYDRILKDVPTYKFISVSVLVDRLKIGGSVARVALRQMEKDGLIKCVDKHSKQLIYTRATA